CGCCCTCGGCCTCTCCGCAGGCCACAAGCTCCAGCGGCGCCCCTGGCCCGTCCGTCGGCAGTGCCGATCCCGGACCCACCGAGCGTGTGCTGGTCCTCGTCAACGCCGAGCGCGAAAAGGCCGGTTGTGCGCCGCTGACCGAGAACGCCAAACTCACCAAGGCCGCTCAGGACCACAGCCAGGACATGGCCGATCACCAGAACATGTCCCACACCGGTTCCGACGGTTCGTCCATGACCGACCGGCTCGCCCGCGTCGGGTACAAGTTCAGGTCGGCGGGAGAGAACGTCGCCTACGGGTACACCACCCCCGAGAGCGTCATGGACGGCTGGATGAACAGCTCCGGGCACCGGGCCAACATCCTCAACTGCGGCTTCAAGGAGATCGGCATCGGTCTGGCCCAGCCGGGCCACTACTGGACGCAGGACTTCGGCTCGGCCGCATAGCCGCAAGCCGAGTCAGCAGGTCCGCTGCTGACGCAGACCCCGGGCGACCGCGTCCCGGGGGGGGGGGAAGGGCGACGCACTCACCGGACGGCGGAGCCTCGCCGTCCTCGCGGCGGCCCCCTCCCGTGGAACCCGGAGTGACCCGTGCCCGGCGGGGTCGTGAGCCGACATGTGCGGCCACGGCCCCGTCGGCATGCGCGCTGCTCGGCCGTGAAGCCGCACAGTCCCCGGAACCCCCGTCGTGTGCCTTGACCGCCGCTCGGCGCTGCATGATGCTGTGTTGCGACACATGAGATGCGTGCCGTAATGAGCAACATCTGATTCGAGTCTCGACCAGCCGAGGAGTGGCCATGACGCACCAGGTGCGTGCTGTCGTCGCGCGGGGCAAGGGCGCCGCCGTCAGCCTGGAGACGATCATCGTGCCCGACCCGGGGCCGGGCGAGGCGCTGGTGAAGGTCGAGGCCTGCGGGGTCTGCCACACCGATCTGCACTATCGCGAGGGCGGCATCAACGACGACTTCCCCTTCCTGCTGGGCCATGAGGCGGCGGGCGTCGTGGAGGCGGTGGGGGAGGGCGTCACCGATGTCGCCCCCGGTGACTTCGTGATCCTCAACTGGCGCGCGGTGTGCGGTCAGTGCCGGGCGTGTCTGCGAGGACGGCCGTGGTACTGCTTCGACACCCACAACGCGAAGCAGAAGATGACCTTGCTCGACGGCACCGAGCTGTCGCCCGCGCTGGGTATCGGCGCCTTCGCGGAGAAGACGCTGGTGGCGGCGGGGCAGTGCACGAAGGTCGACCCCGCAGCGTCGGCGGCCGCCGTGGGCCTGCTGGGGTGCGGGGTGATGGCGGGCATCGGCGCCGCCATCAACACCGGCAACGTCGGACGCGGTGACACGGTCGCGGTGATCGGCTGCGGGGGCGTCGGGGACGCGGCGGTCGTGGGGGCCGGCCTCGCGGGCGCATCGCGGATCATCGCCGTCGACATCGACGACAACAAGCTGGAGACCGCCAAGAAGCTGGGCGCGACCCACACCGTCAACTCCAGGAACGCCGACCCGGTCGGGGCGATCCGCGAGCTGACCGGCGGCTTCGGCGCCGACGTCGTCATCGAGGCGGTCGGCCGCCCCGAGACCTACAAGCAGGCCTTCTACGCCCGCGACCTCGCCGGAACGGTCGTGCTCGTCGGCGTGCCCACGCCGGAGATGAAGCTCGAACTCCCCCTCCTGGACGTTTTCGGCCGCGGCGGTTCGCTGAAGTCCTCCTGGTACGGCGACTGCCTGCCCTCCCGGGACTTCCCGATGCTCGTCGACCTCTATCTGCAGGGCCGCCTGAACCTGGACGCCTTCGTCACGGAGACCATCGCCCTCGACGAGGTGGAGAAGGCCTTCGAGCGGATGCACGGCGGCGACGTCCTGCGCTCGGTGGTGGTGTTCTGATGGCCGCCCGCATCGAACACCTCGTCACCTCGGGCACGTTCTCGCTGGACGGCGGCACCTGGGACGTCGACAACAACGTGTGGATCGTCGGCGACGACGACGAGGTGATCGTCATCGACGCCGCGCACGACGCCGAGGCCATCGCGGCGGCCGTCGGCGGACGCACCCTGCGGGCGATCGTGTGCACCCATGCCCACAACGACCACATCGATGCGGCGCCCGCACTCGCGCAGCGCACCGGCGCCCCGATCCTGCTCCACCCGGACGACCTGCCGCTGTGGAAGCAGACCCACCCCGACCGCTCGCCCGACGGTGAGCTGGCCGAGGGCTGGGTCCTCGCGGTGGCCGGCGTCGAACTGACCGTGCTGCACACCCCCGGGCACGCCCCGGGTGCGGTCTGCCTCCACGCCCCCGCCCTGACGGCGCTGTTCAGCGGCGACACGCTGTTCGCCGGTGGACCCGGGGCGACGGGACGGTCGTACAGCCACTTCCCGACCATCGTCGACTCGATCCGGGACCGGCTGCTCACGCTCCCCGGCGAGACCGTCGTGCACACCGGACACGGGGACACGACCACCGTCGCCGCCGAGGCTCCGCATGTGCAGGAGTGGATCGACCGCGGTTTCTGACGCCTGCGGGCGTCCCCTATATACCCGTACATACCCGCCGTATCGGCTCGCGGTTGTCGTGAGTCGATACGGCGGGCTGTTGTTGTTCTATGTGGACTTGGTTCTGTTGTGCGCAACAAACTGATCGGCTCAGAGTGCTCTCTGAATGCCTTGACAAGGTTTCTGGCCGACCCCAGACTGATGTTGCGCTTACCGCAATCCGTTTCGCTATACGCACCGAGGTGTCATGATGATTCCCGCGTGCCGTCTCGCGGATCTCCCGCGAGGTGAGGCCCACCGGCTCGACACAGATCCGCCGGTCTCGGTGTTCCACACCGACGACGGCGAGCTCTACGCCATCGACGACACCTGCACCCACCAGGACGCCTCGCTCGCCGACGGCTGGCTGGAGGGCTGCGAGGTGGAATGCCCGCTGCACGCCTCGAAGTTCGACCTGAGGACCGGCGCGGTCGACGCCCCGCCGGCCAAGCTGCCGGTCCGGACGCACGAGGTCTTCGTCGAGGACGGCATGGTCTACGTCCGGGTGTCCACGGCGGCGCCCAACCTCCCGCCCTGCATATCCGCCCGGCTCGCCGGGGGTCCCGCGTGAGGACGGTCGCCGTGGTCGGCGCCTCGCTGGCCGGTCTGTCGGCGGCGCGCTCCCTGCGCAAGCAGGGCTACGACGGACGGCTCGTCGTCATCGGGGACGAGCTCCATCGGCCCTACGACCGGCCCCCGCTCTCCAAGGAGTTCCTGGCCGGCACCCTCGGCGAGACCGAACTCTCCCTGGAGACCGGTGACGAGGACCTGCGGGCGGAGTGGCTGCTCGGTACCCGCGCGGTCGGACTCGACCGTACGGACCGCGCGGTCCGGCTCGCCGACGGACGTGAGGTGCGTGCCGACGGCATCGTCATCGCGACCGGCGCCGCGGCCCGTACCCTCCCCGGCTCCGAGGGGCTGGCGGGAGTGCACACTCTGCGCACCCTGGACGACGCCCGCGCCCTGCGGGACGAACTGGCCCGCGGCGGACGGCTGGTGGTGATCGGCGGTGGTTTCATCGGCGCCGAGGTCGCCTCCACGGCGTACGCGCTGGGCCTGGACGTGACCGTCGTCGAGGTGGCCCCGACGCCGCTCGCGGCGCCCCTCGGGGAGACCATGGGCGCCGTCGTCTCCGCCCTCCACGCCGACCACGGGGTACGGCTGCTGTGCGGGGTGGGGGTCAAGGGGCTGAGCGGGGAGAGTCGGGTCGACGCCGTCCTGCTCGAGGACGGCCGCAGCGTCCCGGCCGACATCGTCGTCGTCGGCGTGGGCGCGCGTCCGTGCGTCGACTGGCTGGCGGGATCCGGCGTCGAGCTCGACAACGGCGTCAAGTGCGGCGCCGACGGCCGCACCACGCTGGCCGGGGTGGTCGCGGTCGGCGACTGCGCCAACTGGTACGACCCGCGCGCGGGCTTGCATCGACGTGTCGAGCACTGGACCGGCGCCCGGGAGCGGCCCGACGCCGCGATCGCCACACTGCTGGCGGGCGGCGCGCTGGAACCGGGTGTGCCCAGGCCGCCGTATTTCTGGTCCGACCAGTACGGCGTGAAGATCCAGTTCGTCGGGCACGCGGCCGCCGCCGACAGCGTGACCATCGAGGCGGGCACCGCGGACGACCGTGACGTGCTGGCCGTCTACCGGCGCGCCGGAGATCCGGTCGCCGTGCTCGGCATGAACCAGCCGCGGCTGTTCACGCGCTGGCGCAAGCAGCTCGCCACCGCGGGCTCTTGACACCGCCCCTCAGGCATCCCATGCTGCGGTTGCATATGGCACGCAGCGTTGCTCCATACAGAACACCGTCCGGAGTCGCTCTTCCCGGCGCGTGAATGACCCCTCCCTGACGTTTCCCGAGGAGTGCCCTGTGACCTCGACCGGTCTGCCGGACAGCCTGATCGCCACCCTCCCCGGCTCCTCCTACACGGATCCGCAGATCTTCGCGCAGGAGCAGGAGCGCATATTCGAGACCATGTGGTTCTGCGTCGCGCGCGCCTCCGAACTGGCCAGGCCCGGCGCCTTCCGCACCGTCGACGTCGGCCGCGAGAGCATCCTCGTCACCCGGGCGCGTGACCATTCCGTCCGCGCCTACTTCAACGTCTGCCGGCACCGTGGCGCCAAGCTCTGTACGGAGGAGTCCGGCGAGGTCAAGCGAGCCTTCCAGTGCCCGTACCACGCCTGGACCTACGGCCTCGACGGCAAACTCGTCGCGGCGCCCAACCTCACCAAGATGCCCGACATCGGCCGCACCGAGTACGGCCTGGTGAGCGTGGCCGTGCGGGAATGGCTGGGCTATGTGTGGGTGTGCCTGGCGGAGAACCCGCCGTCCTTCGAGGAGGACGTCATCGGCGAGGTCGTCTCCCGCCTCGGCGACGTGGAGTCGATCGAGCGCTACGGCATCGACAACCTGTCGGTCGGCAAGCGCATCGTCTATGACGTGAAGGCCAACTGGAAGCTCATCATCGAGAACTTCATGGAGTGCTACCACTGCGCGACCATTCACCCCGAACTCACCGAGGTGCTCCCGGAGTTCGCGGACGGCTACGCGGCGCAGTACTACGTGGGCCACGGCGCGGAGTTCGGTGAGGAGGTCCAAGGCTTCACCGTGGACGGCTCGGAGGGGCTGGACCGCATTCCGGGAGTGGCCGAGGACCAGGACCGGCGTTACTACGCGATCACCGTCAGGCCGCAGGTGTTCATCAACCTCGTCCCCGACCATGTGATCTTCCACCGGATGTACCCGGTGTCCGTCGACCGCACGATCGTCGAGTGCGACTGGCTCTACCTCCCGCACGTCGTCGAGAGCGGCAAGGACGTCAGCCGGTCCGTGGAGCTCTTCGACCGGGTCAACCGGCAGGACTTCGACGCGTGCGAACGCACACAGCCCGGGATGAGCTCCCGGATGTACGCCAAGGGTGGCGTACTGGTACCCAGTGAGCACCACATCGGTGCCTTCCATGACTGGGTGAACGAGCGTCTGGGCGCGCCCCTGGGGTGACTCAGCCCAGGTAACCCATCCGGTGGCTGATCTCCTCGGCGCCCTTGAGGAGCACCGGGGAGAGCTCGTGCAGACGCTCCTCGGTGAAGCGGTACGCGGGTCCGGAGGCGCTGAGTGCGGCGATGACCTCGCCGTCGCGGTCGCGGACCGGAGCGGCCATGGCGTGCAGGCCGATCTCCAACTCCTCGAGGGTGAAGGCGTAGCCGCGCTCCCGGGCCTCGGCGAGGTTCTTCTCGAGCTTCGTCTTCGCGGTGATGGTCCGCGCGGTGACCTTCTTCATGCCGGTCTCGCTCAGCAGCGCCGCGCGCTCCTTGGCCGGCATGTGGGCCAGCAGGATCTTGCCGCTGGACGTGGCGTGCAGCGGGGTCAGCTGGCCGACCCAGTTGTGCGCGGTGATGGCTCCCGGACCGCGCACCTGGTACAGGTTGATCGCGTAGTGCTCCTGCATGACCGCGATGTTGACGGTCTCGCCGATCTCCTCCGCGAGTCGCTCGCAGACCGGGCGGCCCTGCTGGGTGATGTCGATACGCCCGGTCACCGCGCCGGCCAGCCGCACGATGCCGAAGCCGAGACGGTACTTGCCCCGCTCGCCCGCCTGCTCCACCAGACCGCGCGCCTCCAGGGCGCCGAGCAGGCGGAACGCGGTGGACTTGTGGACGTCGATCTCGCCCGCCACCTCACTGACGCCCGCCTCGCCACGCTGGGCGAGGATCTCCAGGACGCTGATGGCGCGGTCCACGGACTGCACGCCGCCGGCTTGTGAATTCGACGTTTCTGTGTCAGTGCTGTAGTTGCTCACAGTGAAACTATACGCGTAGTAAACAACACGACTGCAAGTAACGGCACCGAAACACGGCCCCCGAAGTTGCGCCGTTCGCAACCTGGTGCGTATAACGCTACGGCGCTAGCATGCCTCGCATATCTACGGCGCGAGCGAGACGAGGCACCATGGCTCCCCTGCAATACGACTTCGTCATCGTCGGCGGCGGATCGGCCGGCAGCGCACTGGCGAACAGGCTCTCCGCTGACCCGGCGAACCGGGTGCTGGTACTGGAGGCCGGCCGGTCCGACTACCCGTGGGACGTCTTCATCCAGATGCCCGCGGCGCTGACGTATCCCATCGGCAGCCGGTTCTACGACTGGAAGTACGAGTCCGAGCCCGAGCCCCACATGGGCGGCCGCCGCGTCTACCACGCCCGCGGCAAGGTCCTGGGCGGCTCCAGCAGTATCAACGGCATGATCTTCCAGCGCGGCAACCCCCTGGACTACGAACGCTGGGCGGCCGACCCCGGCATGGAGACCTGGGACTACGCGCACTGCCTGCCGTACTTCCGGCGGATGGAGAACTGTCTCGCCGCCGACCCGGACGACGAGTTCCGCGGCCACGACGGCCCCCTCGTCCTCGAACGCGGCCCCGCCACCAACCCGCTCTTCACCGCCTTCCAGAAGGCCACCGAGGAGGCCGGCTACGCCCCCACGGACGACGTCAACGGCTACCGGCAGGAAGGCTTCGCCAAGTTCGACCGCAACGTCCACCGCGGACGCCGGCTGTCGGCCTCCAAGGCGTACCTCAAGCCGGTGCGCAAGCGCCCCAACCTCACCGTCAGGACCCGCGCCCTGGTCACCCGCGTCCTCTTCGAGGGCAAGAAGGCCGTCGGCGTCGAGTACCAGCGCGGCAAGGGCGCCCCCCAGCAGGTCCGCGCCAAGGAAGTCATCCTGTGTGGCGGCGCCATCAACTCCCCGCAACTGCTCCAGCTCTCCGGCATCGGCAACGCCGAGGAACTGCGCGCCCTCGGCATCGACGTCGTCCACGACCTCCCCGGTGTCGGCGAGAACATGCAGGACCACCTGGAGGTGTACATCCAGTACGCCTGCAAACAGCCCGTCTCCATGCAGCCCTACCTGGCGAAGTGGCGCGCCCCCTTCATCGGCCTGCAGTGGCTCTTCCGCAAGGGCCCGGCCGCCACCAACCACTTCGAGGCCGGCGGCTTCGCCCGCAGCAACGACGACGTGGACTACCCCAACCTGATGTTCCACTTCCTGCCGATCGCGGTCCGCTACGACGGCTCGGTGCCCGCGGGCGGCCACGGCTACCAGGTGCACGTCGGACCCATGTACTCCGACGCCATCGGCTCGGTGAAGATCAAGAGCAAGGACCCGCGCGAACACCCGGCCCTGCGCTTCAACTACCTCTCCACCGAGCAGGACCGCCGCGAATGGGTCGAGGCGATCCGGGTGGCCCGCAAGCTGCTCAACCAGCCCGCGCTCGCCCCCTTCAACGACGGCGAGGTCTCGCCCGGGCCGTCGGTGGAGAGCGACGAGGAGATCCTGGCCTGGGTCGCCAAGGACGGCGAGACCGCGCTGCACCCGTCCTGCACCTGCAAGATGGGCACCGACGAGATGTCCGTCGTCGACCCCGCCAGCATGCGCGTGCACGGGGTGGAGGGCCTGCGGGTCGTCGACGCGTCGGTGATGCCGTACGTCACCAACGGCAACATCTACGCCCCCGTGATGATGGTCGCCGAGAAGGCCGCCGACCTCATCCTCGGCAAGGAACCGCTCGCGCCCTCGAAGGCCGTGTTCTACCGCCACCGCGACGCCCAGAAGCAGGCGGGATAGACGTTGGCCGCCACAGGGCTACGGGCGCTGCTGGACAGCGTCCGCTACGAGGTGCTGCCCGCCGGGGCGACCGAGGACAAGGTCCTCGCCCATGTGCCGCGCGACGTCGTCGTCACCGTGACGGCGTCGCCGGTCAAGGGCCTGGAACCGACCCTCGCCCTGACCGAGCGGCTCGCGGCGCACGGCCACCGGGTGGTCCCGCACGTGCCCGCGCGGCTGCTGCGCGACGAGGTCCATCTGAAAGAGGTCGCCGACCGGCTGCGCGAGTGCGGAGTCGACGACGTCTTCGTCCCGGCGGGGGACGCCGATCCGCCCGCCGGCGCCTACGAGGGCGCGCTGCCGGTGCTGCGCGCCCTGGGCGAGCTGGGCAGCCCGTTCGCACGGGTCGGCGTCACCGGCTACCCCGAGAGCCATCCCCTCATCCACGACGACATCACCATCCAGTCGATGTGGGACAAGCGCGAGCACGCCACGTACGTCGTGAGCAACCTCTGCTTCGATCCACGGGTCCTGGGGGAGTGGATCGTCCGGCTGCGGAGCCGCG
Above is a window of Streptomyces sp. NBC_00490 DNA encoding:
- the betA gene encoding choline dehydrogenase, which translates into the protein MAPLQYDFVIVGGGSAGSALANRLSADPANRVLVLEAGRSDYPWDVFIQMPAALTYPIGSRFYDWKYESEPEPHMGGRRVYHARGKVLGGSSSINGMIFQRGNPLDYERWAADPGMETWDYAHCLPYFRRMENCLAADPDDEFRGHDGPLVLERGPATNPLFTAFQKATEEAGYAPTDDVNGYRQEGFAKFDRNVHRGRRLSASKAYLKPVRKRPNLTVRTRALVTRVLFEGKKAVGVEYQRGKGAPQQVRAKEVILCGGAINSPQLLQLSGIGNAEELRALGIDVVHDLPGVGENMQDHLEVYIQYACKQPVSMQPYLAKWRAPFIGLQWLFRKGPAATNHFEAGGFARSNDDVDYPNLMFHFLPIAVRYDGSVPAGGHGYQVHVGPMYSDAIGSVKIKSKDPREHPALRFNYLSTEQDRREWVEAIRVARKLLNQPALAPFNDGEVSPGPSVESDEEILAWVAKDGETALHPSCTCKMGTDEMSVVDPASMRVHGVEGLRVVDASVMPYVTNGNIYAPVMMVAEKAADLILGKEPLAPSKAVFYRHRDAQKQAG
- a CDS encoding S-(hydroxymethyl)mycothiol dehydrogenase, with translation MTHQVRAVVARGKGAAVSLETIIVPDPGPGEALVKVEACGVCHTDLHYREGGINDDFPFLLGHEAAGVVEAVGEGVTDVAPGDFVILNWRAVCGQCRACLRGRPWYCFDTHNAKQKMTLLDGTELSPALGIGAFAEKTLVAAGQCTKVDPAASAAAVGLLGCGVMAGIGAAINTGNVGRGDTVAVIGCGGVGDAAVVGAGLAGASRIIAVDIDDNKLETAKKLGATHTVNSRNADPVGAIRELTGGFGADVVIEAVGRPETYKQAFYARDLAGTVVLVGVPTPEMKLELPLLDVFGRGGSLKSSWYGDCLPSRDFPMLVDLYLQGRLNLDAFVTETIALDEVEKAFERMHGGDVLRSVVVF
- a CDS encoding aromatic ring-hydroxylating oxygenase subunit alpha — its product is MTSTGLPDSLIATLPGSSYTDPQIFAQEQERIFETMWFCVARASELARPGAFRTVDVGRESILVTRARDHSVRAYFNVCRHRGAKLCTEESGEVKRAFQCPYHAWTYGLDGKLVAAPNLTKMPDIGRTEYGLVSVAVREWLGYVWVCLAENPPSFEEDVIGEVVSRLGDVESIERYGIDNLSVGKRIVYDVKANWKLIIENFMECYHCATIHPELTEVLPEFADGYAAQYYVGHGAEFGEEVQGFTVDGSEGLDRIPGVAEDQDRRYYAITVRPQVFINLVPDHVIFHRMYPVSVDRTIVECDWLYLPHVVESGKDVSRSVELFDRVNRQDFDACERTQPGMSSRMYAKGGVLVPSEHHIGAFHDWVNERLGAPLG
- a CDS encoding 5,10-methylenetetrahydrofolate reductase is translated as MAATGLRALLDSVRYEVLPAGATEDKVLAHVPRDVVVTVTASPVKGLEPTLALTERLAAHGHRVVPHVPARLLRDEVHLKEVADRLRECGVDDVFVPAGDADPPAGAYEGALPVLRALGELGSPFARVGVTGYPESHPLIHDDITIQSMWDKREHATYVVSNLCFDPRVLGEWIVRLRSRGVTLPVYVGVAGPVQRAKLLAMATKIGVGESTRFLTKHPSWFVRFAAPGGYAPERLLARAEQALTAPSAGVAGLHLFTFNQIAETERWRRELRDRLDG
- a CDS encoding IclR family transcriptional regulator yields the protein MQSVDRAISVLEILAQRGEAGVSEVAGEIDVHKSTAFRLLGALEARGLVEQAGERGKYRLGFGIVRLAGAVTGRIDITQQGRPVCERLAEEIGETVNIAVMQEHYAINLYQVRGPGAITAHNWVGQLTPLHATSSGKILLAHMPAKERAALLSETGMKKVTARTITAKTKLEKNLAEARERGYAFTLEELEIGLHAMAAPVRDRDGEVIAALSASGPAYRFTEERLHELSPVLLKGAEEISHRMGYLG
- a CDS encoding MBL fold metallo-hydrolase, with protein sequence MAARIEHLVTSGTFSLDGGTWDVDNNVWIVGDDDEVIVIDAAHDAEAIAAAVGGRTLRAIVCTHAHNDHIDAAPALAQRTGAPILLHPDDLPLWKQTHPDRSPDGELAEGWVLAVAGVELTVLHTPGHAPGAVCLHAPALTALFSGDTLFAGGPGATGRSYSHFPTIVDSIRDRLLTLPGETVVHTGHGDTTTVAAEAPHVQEWIDRGF
- a CDS encoding NAD(P)/FAD-dependent oxidoreductase, with amino-acid sequence MRTVAVVGASLAGLSAARSLRKQGYDGRLVVIGDELHRPYDRPPLSKEFLAGTLGETELSLETGDEDLRAEWLLGTRAVGLDRTDRAVRLADGREVRADGIVIATGAAARTLPGSEGLAGVHTLRTLDDARALRDELARGGRLVVIGGGFIGAEVASTAYALGLDVTVVEVAPTPLAAPLGETMGAVVSALHADHGVRLLCGVGVKGLSGESRVDAVLLEDGRSVPADIVVVGVGARPCVDWLAGSGVELDNGVKCGADGRTTLAGVVAVGDCANWYDPRAGLHRRVEHWTGARERPDAAIATLLAGGALEPGVPRPPYFWSDQYGVKIQFVGHAAAADSVTIEAGTADDRDVLAVYRRAGDPVAVLGMNQPRLFTRWRKQLATAGS
- a CDS encoding bifunctional 3-phenylpropionate/cinnamic acid dioxygenase ferredoxin subunit, translating into MMIPACRLADLPRGEAHRLDTDPPVSVFHTDDGELYAIDDTCTHQDASLADGWLEGCEVECPLHASKFDLRTGAVDAPPAKLPVRTHEVFVEDGMVYVRVSTAAPNLPPCISARLAGGPA
- a CDS encoding CAP domain-containing protein, with the protein product MSKHRQKSKRQKIAGAAVAAVVVGAVGIPSVAQASGGGLGGWRVVSFPWWGGGTSDPVAEPRPSGSPVPSATASGTSATAAPSATPSASPFGATPSASPSAADSQSVPPASVTPASDVPDESTSPSASPQATSSSGAPGPSVGSADPGPTERVLVLVNAEREKAGCAPLTENAKLTKAAQDHSQDMADHQNMSHTGSDGSSMTDRLARVGYKFRSAGENVAYGYTTPESVMDGWMNSSGHRANILNCGFKEIGIGLAQPGHYWTQDFGSAA